Part of the Caballeronia sp. SL2Y3 genome is shown below.
TCTTGCGCGGATTCAGCGATGCGAACGGGTTCTGGAACACCATCTGTACGCGCTGACGCAGTTCCGCGATCTTCGCCTTGCTTGCGCCTGCGACGTCTTCGCCTTCGATGAGCAAGCGGCCCGACGTCGGCGCTTCGATCATCGTCAATTGCCGTGCGAGCGTGGACTTTCCGCAGCCCGATTCGCCGACGACCGCGAGCGTGCGCCCGCGCTGCAATTCGAACGACACGCCGTTGAGCGCCTTCACCGTGCCTTGCGTGAACATGCTGCGCTTTACGGTGTAGTGCTTCGTGAGCCGGTCGGCGGCCAGCACGATGTCCTGCGTCTTTTCCTTCGGTACCGCGTTCATCGCGCGCCCTCCTCGACAATCTGCGCCTCGCGTTCGGCGCGCACCGCCTGCGCGACTTCCTGCGCCACATTCAGCGGCTTGATGCAGCGCGCGCGCACGGCGGCATCGCGCGCGTCGAGCTGATACAGATGCGGCCTGCCCTTCCAGCAGTCATCGACCACATACTTGCAGCGCGGCGCGAAGAGACAGCCGCTCGGCCGGTCGTCGCGGCCCGGCACCATGCCCGGCAGCGCCGCAAGGCGCGCCGCGCCGCGGCTGTGCTCCGGAATCGCGGCGAGCAACGCCTCCGTGTACGGATGATGCGGCTCGCTAAAAATCGCCGGCACGTGGTTCGTTTCGATGATCTCGCCCGCGTACATCACCGCGACGCGCTGCGCGACCTCGGACACGACCGCCAGATCGTGCGAAATCAGCACGAGCGCCATGCCGCGCTCCTTCTGCAAGCGCACGAGCAGCTCCATGATCTGCGCCTGAATGGTCACGTCGAGCGCGGTGGTCGGTTCATCGGCGATCAGCAGCTTCGGATTGCACGCGACCGCCATCGCAATCATCACGCGCTGGTTCATGCCGCCCGACATCTGATGCGGGAACGTGTCGATGCGGTTCTTCGCGTCAGGAATGCCGACCTGGTCCAGCAATTCGAGCGCGCGCTTGTTGAGCGCATCGCCGCGCAGGCCTTCGTGCAGCCGCAGCACTTCCTTGATCTGATAGCCGACGGTGTAGCTCGGGTTCAGGCTCGTGAGCGCGTCCTGAAACACCATCGCGATGTCCTTGCCGATGATCTTGCGGCGAGCGCGCGCCGATGCCTTCAGCAAGTCGTGGCCGTCGAAGGTGATCTGATCGGCGGTGACCTTGCCGGGATGGTCGATGAGGCCCATCAGCGCCATCATCGTGACGCTCTTGCCCGAGCCGGATTCGCCGACGACGCCGACCACTTCGCCCGGCTTCACCGATAGATTGATGCGATCGACCGCTTGCGTGCCGCCGAACGTCACTTGCAGGTTACGGATAGTCAGTAGATCGGTCATGTCATGCCATCCGTTTCAGTTTCGGATCCAGCGCGTCGCGCAGCCCGTCGCCGAGCAGGTTGATGACGAGCACCGAGACGAGAATCGAGAGGCCCGGCATCGTCACGATCCACCATGCGCTTTCGATGTAATCGCGCGCCGAGGCGAGCATCGCGCCCCACTCCGCAGCAGGCGGCTGCACGCCAAGGCCGAGAAAGCCGAGCGCGGCGGCATCCAGAATCGCCGATGAAAAGCCGAGCGTCGCCTGCACGATGAGCGGCGCGGCGCAGTTCGGCAGCACTTGCGAGAACATGAGCCGCGCGGTGCTCGCGCCCGCCACGCGCGATGCCGTCACGTATTCCTTCTGCAATTCGCCGAGCGCGGAGGCGCGCGTGAGACGCACGTAACCCGGCAACGCGACGATGGCGATGGCGAGCATCGTATTGACGAGCCCCGGCCCGATGATCGCGACGACGGCCACCGCGAGCAGCAGCGACGGCAGCGCGAGCAGCACGTCCATCACGCGCATGATCGGTGTATCGAGCCAGTGGAAGAACGCAGCCATGAGCCCGAGCACGACGCCCGGAATCAGCGCGAGCACCACGGACACGAAGCCGATCCAGAACGACAGCCGCGCGCCGTACATGAGGCGCGAGAGAATGTCGCGGCCCG
Proteins encoded:
- a CDS encoding ABC transporter permease subunit translates to MADVQNNIPPGALTPPSGRIVAAREFWANFSRNRGAVAAGIIVLVLLFIAIFAPLIAPHSPIEQYRDYVKIPPAWLDGGNRMFLLGTDEAGRDILSRLMYGARLSFWIGFVSVVLALIPGVVLGLMAAFFHWLDTPIMRVMDVLLALPSLLLAVAVVAIIGPGLVNTMLAIAIVALPGYVRLTRASALGELQKEYVTASRVAGASTARLMFSQVLPNCAAPLIVQATLGFSSAILDAAALGFLGLGVQPPAAEWGAMLASARDYIESAWWIVTMPGLSILVSVLVINLLGDGLRDALDPKLKRMA
- a CDS encoding ABC transporter ATP-binding protein — encoded protein: MTDLLTIRNLQVTFGGTQAVDRINLSVKPGEVVGVVGESGSGKSVTMMALMGLIDHPGKVTADQITFDGHDLLKASARARRKIIGKDIAMVFQDALTSLNPSYTVGYQIKEVLRLHEGLRGDALNKRALELLDQVGIPDAKNRIDTFPHQMSGGMNQRVMIAMAVACNPKLLIADEPTTALDVTIQAQIMELLVRLQKERGMALVLISHDLAVVSEVAQRVAVMYAGEIIETNHVPAIFSEPHHPYTEALLAAIPEHSRGAARLAALPGMVPGRDDRPSGCLFAPRCKYVVDDCWKGRPHLYQLDARDAAVRARCIKPLNVAQEVAQAVRAEREAQIVEEGAR